One genomic region from Amycolatopsis sp. FBCC-B4732 encodes:
- a CDS encoding sacsin N-terminal ATP-binding-like domain-containing protein codes for MVLVSSLSTEPGGDDAFGTGRLREATLRAWRDSPTRLIEDTNVERDLRVGAYRDRLFVELAQNAADAAMAARQPGRVRASLVDGRELRFANTGAPLDARGVASLASLRASGKTGETVGRFGVGFAAVRTVSDEPRVVSRTGGVAFSAQLTREAAGIEGDVPVLRLPWPVDEEVPDGFDTEVRLPLRDDVDGDALIEELARDVADLLLALPWLAEFEVGGRVWTRSAEQDVVEIRGPAGETRWLTHRGDVVWAVPVGRDGAPEPLKEDVLRAPTPTDDALSLPARLLASVPVEPSRRRVLPGPELTEALEKAAAEYVGLVRLLSAEHRFALVPTPGFPKSTVDAKLRDEVLSVLGNETWVSTRDKKEISGRQARVLDVDVPGLPELLADFVPGLVKGNVPAQALKAVSGQVVGIEEVLETLTGVSRDPGWWREVYAALAIAVDSHAVAAEKLDGLPVPLSDGRTLPGARGCLLVEGSAELLELLSDVDIPGLRLVHPAASHPLLERLGAKHADARELLNADQLRDAVERSVEDVRSGLDGTTLAGAVLRLIADCGDDAPRWVAALALPATDSWRRADELVLPASPLIDVFDEEVFEEDGALDVLDEDFAEDWPADTLKAAGVLDSFALVVDDEPHEPDHDLPDEEAWWDSLPEPPSTLVAIRDLDLVADDSWPAALRLLAARPETWHALRAPRGHAAWWIAQYAVLDGFAPNEWRLPDADLAGLYDVVPDLGLGEQLLAAAGVRADLTLSTVEEADDLLGRLADPDRVVSAGLIARAYDAVVESGLEPRAPRGVRAADGTVVADALVLDVPWVAGALEPDQYVVAPEDPERLADLLDLPLASTAAAEVTSRGEYAPWAELPALKLVADQLGVRLPDGGVLVHDPLTVSIQGAEHDVQWWSDGRLHAADTSEGLARAFAWAAGRWPDRHLITALLDDPSPRTLVN; via the coding sequence ATGGTGCTGGTGAGCAGTCTGAGCACTGAGCCGGGCGGGGATGATGCCTTCGGCACCGGGCGGCTTCGTGAGGCGACGCTGCGCGCTTGGCGGGACTCGCCGACTCGGCTGATCGAAGACACCAACGTCGAGCGCGACCTGCGGGTCGGGGCCTATCGGGATCGGCTCTTCGTCGAGCTCGCCCAGAACGCCGCCGACGCCGCCATGGCCGCTCGGCAGCCTGGGCGGGTTCGGGCGTCCCTTGTGGATGGACGGGAACTCCGGTTCGCCAACACCGGGGCGCCGCTTGACGCTCGGGGTGTTGCTTCGCTTGCCTCGCTGCGGGCTTCCGGGAAGACCGGCGAGACCGTCGGGCGGTTCGGGGTCGGCTTTGCCGCCGTGCGGACCGTTTCTGACGAACCTCGGGTCGTTTCCCGCACCGGTGGGGTTGCCTTTTCCGCTCAGCTGACCCGGGAAGCCGCCGGGATCGAGGGGGATGTTCCGGTTCTGCGGCTGCCGTGGCCGGTGGACGAAGAAGTTCCGGACGGCTTCGACACCGAAGTCCGGCTTCCGTTGCGGGACGACGTCGATGGCGACGCTCTCATCGAGGAGCTTGCGCGTGACGTCGCCGACCTGTTGCTCGCCCTGCCGTGGCTGGCCGAGTTCGAGGTCGGGGGTCGCGTTTGGACTCGGTCCGCCGAACAGGACGTCGTCGAAATTCGGGGACCCGCGGGGGAAACTCGCTGGCTGACCCATCGTGGTGACGTCGTCTGGGCGGTTCCGGTCGGTCGGGACGGTGCGCCCGAGCCGCTGAAGGAAGACGTTCTGCGTGCTCCCACGCCCACCGATGACGCGTTGTCGTTGCCCGCGCGGCTGCTCGCTTCCGTTCCGGTCGAACCTTCGCGTCGCCGGGTGTTGCCCGGGCCTGAATTGACCGAGGCACTGGAAAAGGCTGCTGCCGAGTACGTCGGGCTTGTCCGGTTGCTGTCGGCCGAGCACCGGTTCGCGCTCGTTCCGACGCCCGGGTTTCCGAAGTCCACTGTGGACGCCAAGTTGCGTGACGAAGTGCTTTCCGTGCTCGGCAACGAAACTTGGGTGTCCACTCGGGACAAGAAAGAGATTTCCGGGCGGCAGGCGAGGGTTCTCGACGTCGACGTGCCCGGGCTGCCGGAACTGCTCGCCGACTTCGTGCCGGGGCTGGTCAAGGGGAACGTGCCGGCGCAGGCGCTGAAAGCCGTTTCCGGGCAGGTTGTCGGCATCGAAGAGGTACTGGAAACGCTTACCGGCGTCAGCCGGGATCCCGGCTGGTGGCGCGAGGTCTACGCCGCGCTCGCGATCGCCGTCGACTCGCACGCCGTCGCCGCGGAGAAGCTGGACGGGTTGCCCGTTCCGCTGTCGGACGGCCGGACCCTGCCGGGCGCTCGGGGCTGCTTGCTCGTCGAGGGTTCGGCGGAGCTGCTGGAACTGCTGTCCGATGTGGACATTCCGGGACTCCGGCTGGTGCACCCCGCCGCGTCGCACCCGTTGCTGGAACGGTTGGGGGCCAAGCACGCCGACGCGCGGGAGCTGCTCAACGCCGATCAGCTGCGGGACGCCGTCGAGCGCAGTGTCGAGGACGTGCGGTCCGGATTGGACGGTACGACGCTCGCCGGTGCCGTGCTCCGGCTGATTGCCGACTGCGGGGACGACGCGCCGCGGTGGGTCGCTGCGCTTGCTTTGCCCGCCACCGATTCCTGGCGTCGCGCGGACGAACTCGTGCTGCCGGCGTCGCCGCTGATCGACGTCTTCGACGAAGAGGTCTTCGAGGAGGACGGTGCGCTCGACGTCCTCGATGAGGACTTCGCCGAGGACTGGCCGGCCGACACGCTGAAGGCCGCGGGAGTGCTCGACTCGTTCGCGCTGGTCGTCGACGACGAGCCGCACGAACCCGACCACGACCTGCCCGACGAAGAAGCCTGGTGGGACTCGCTGCCGGAGCCGCCCTCGACGCTCGTCGCGATCCGGGACCTCGACCTCGTCGCCGACGACTCCTGGCCCGCCGCGCTGCGGCTGCTCGCCGCGCGGCCCGAAACCTGGCACGCCCTGCGTGCGCCGCGGGGCCACGCTGCCTGGTGGATCGCGCAGTACGCCGTGCTCGACGGGTTCGCGCCGAACGAGTGGCGCCTGCCGGACGCCGACCTGGCCGGGCTCTACGACGTGGTGCCCGACCTCGGCCTCGGCGAGCAGCTCCTCGCGGCCGCCGGGGTGCGGGCGGACCTCACGCTGTCCACAGTGGAGGAAGCGGACGACCTCCTCGGCCGGCTCGCCGACCCGGATCGCGTGGTCTCGGCCGGGCTGATCGCTCGTGCTTACGACGCCGTCGTCGAGTCGGGGCTCGAACCGCGGGCGCCGCGGGGTGTGCGGGCCGCGGACGGGACCGTCGTGGCCGACGCGCTCGTGCTGGACGTGCCGTGGGTGGCCGGGGCGCTCGAACCCGATCAGTACGTGGTTGCCCCGGAAGACCCGGAGCGGCTCGCCGACCTGCTCGACCTGCCGCTCGCGAGCACCGCGGCCGCCGAGGTCACCAGCCGAGGTGAGTACGCGCCCTGGGCCGAGCTGCCCGCGCTGAAGCTCGTCGCCGACCAGCTCGGCGTCCGGCTGCCCGACGGCGGTGTCCTGGTGCACGACCCGCTGACCGTGTCGATCCAGGGCGCGGAGCACGACGTCCAGTGGTGGTCCGACGGCCGGCTGCACGCGGCCGACACGTCCGAGGGCCTGGCCCGCGCGTTCGCCTGGGCGGCCGGGCGCTGGCCCGACCGGCACCTGATCACCGCGCTGCTCGACGACCCGTCACCGCGGACGCTGGTGAACTAG
- a CDS encoding DUF2530 domain-containing protein — protein MRHTPELPKKLTDLTPVVIVGTSIWAVALVVLFFTSPGLWVQTALSGFALGFVGMAIIGWQRAAARRGSKSAQRL, from the coding sequence TTGCGGCACACGCCGGAGCTGCCCAAGAAGCTGACCGACCTGACGCCGGTGGTGATCGTAGGCACCTCGATCTGGGCTGTCGCGCTGGTGGTGCTCTTCTTCACGAGTCCGGGGCTGTGGGTGCAGACGGCGCTGTCCGGCTTCGCGCTCGGCTTCGTCGGCATGGCGATCATCGGCTGGCAGCGCGCCGCCGCCCGCCGCGGCTCGAAGTCGGCCCAGCGGCTCTGA
- a CDS encoding NCS2 family permease, translated as MAEQETTREGTSTLDRFFKITERGSTVPRELRGGLVTFVTMAYIVVLNPLIIGSFSADDAGAHKDLLGGILPVSQVAAVTALVAGVMTILMGLVANYPFAIATGLGINSLVAVTIAPQMTWPEAMGLVVIEGVIIVLLVLTGFRTAVFKAVPAALKSAIAVGIGVFICLIGLVDAGFVRRLPDAAHTTVPVGLGINGSIASWPTAVFVVGLLLTGILVVRKVKGAILIGVLASTVLAIVVEAIVKAGPSQGTNPKGWNLGYPALPDQVLGLPNLSLVGDVSFGAWTRLPIITVCLLVFTLVLADFFDAMGTMTGLAKEADLLPKDGQLPNVGKALFVEGLAGAAGGFGSASSNTVFVESASGIAEGARTGLANVVTGVLFIAAMFLTPLYQVVPVEAAAPALVVVGAMLMAQVRDIDFTDYSIALPAFLTIVVMPFTYSIANGIGAGFVSYVVIRAATGKARQVHPLMWVIALAFVAYFAVGPIQAAFSS; from the coding sequence ATGGCGGAGCAGGAGACGACCCGCGAGGGGACGTCCACACTGGACCGGTTCTTCAAGATCACCGAGCGGGGTTCGACGGTGCCGCGCGAGCTGCGCGGCGGCTTGGTCACCTTCGTCACGATGGCCTACATCGTGGTGCTGAACCCGCTCATCATCGGCAGCTTCTCGGCCGACGACGCGGGCGCGCACAAGGACCTCCTCGGCGGCATCCTGCCCGTCTCGCAGGTGGCCGCGGTGACCGCGCTCGTCGCCGGCGTGATGACGATCCTGATGGGCCTGGTCGCGAACTACCCGTTCGCCATCGCGACCGGCCTCGGCATCAACAGCCTGGTCGCGGTCACCATCGCCCCGCAGATGACCTGGCCCGAGGCGATGGGCCTGGTGGTCATCGAGGGCGTGATCATCGTCCTGCTCGTGCTCACCGGGTTCCGCACCGCGGTGTTCAAGGCCGTGCCGGCCGCGCTGAAGTCCGCGATCGCCGTCGGCATCGGCGTGTTCATCTGCCTGATCGGCCTGGTCGACGCCGGGTTCGTGCGCCGGCTGCCGGACGCCGCGCACACCACCGTCCCGGTCGGCCTTGGCATCAACGGCTCGATCGCCTCCTGGCCGACCGCGGTGTTCGTCGTCGGCCTGCTGCTCACCGGCATCCTCGTGGTGCGGAAGGTCAAGGGCGCGATCCTCATCGGCGTGCTGGCGTCGACGGTGCTGGCCATCGTCGTCGAGGCGATCGTCAAGGCCGGGCCGTCGCAGGGCACGAACCCGAAGGGCTGGAACCTCGGTTACCCGGCGCTGCCGGACCAGGTGCTCGGCCTGCCCAACCTCTCACTGGTCGGTGACGTCTCCTTCGGCGCCTGGACGCGGCTGCCGATCATCACCGTCTGCCTGCTGGTGTTCACCCTGGTGCTCGCCGACTTCTTCGACGCCATGGGCACCATGACCGGCCTCGCGAAGGAAGCCGACCTGCTGCCGAAGGACGGCCAGCTGCCCAACGTCGGCAAGGCGCTGTTCGTCGAGGGCCTCGCGGGCGCGGCGGGCGGGTTCGGCTCGGCCAGCTCGAACACGGTGTTCGTCGAGTCGGCGTCCGGCATCGCGGAGGGCGCGCGGACCGGCCTGGCCAACGTCGTCACCGGCGTGCTGTTCATCGCCGCCATGTTCCTGACCCCGCTCTACCAGGTCGTGCCGGTCGAAGCGGCCGCGCCGGCGCTGGTCGTGGTCGGCGCGATGCTGATGGCGCAGGTGCGCGACATCGACTTCACCGACTACTCGATCGCGCTGCCCGCGTTCCTGACCATCGTCGTCATGCCGTTCACGTACTCGATCGCGAACGGCATCGGCGCCGGCTTCGTCAGCTACGTCGTGATCCGCGCGGCCACCGGCAAGGCCCGCCAGGTGCACCCGCTCATGTGGGTGATCGCGCTGGCCTTCGTGGCGTACTTCGCGGTCGGGCCGATCCAGGCCGCGTTCAGCTCCTGA